A single genomic interval of Terriglobus albidus harbors:
- a CDS encoding Nif3-like dinuclear metal center hexameric protein, protein MDLISRRKFVALTATSVASAPLTSMARTISGSVTAQEILDRIRKNVGIEWKADTVDTFKAGDAATAITGIVTTALASLNVLNAAVKAGANMIVTCEPTFFAKADSRTPPVRRIPGMPQNDVPSAPPPADPVFTAKAEFLKRHNLVVLRLSDHWRLRKPDPFAQGLATELGWSKFIASGDPAHLTVPETSLDALASHVKRSLKSRGGMRIVGNQSLRIRKVAFLPGSTPIQAAIETLPEVDTIIAGEVREWETVEYVRDTVALGGKKSLILVGRIVSEDPGMQACAQWLKTIVPEVSSTWIPAGDPYWRPTL, encoded by the coding sequence ATGGACCTTATTTCGAGACGTAAGTTTGTCGCCCTCACAGCAACCAGTGTTGCCTCTGCACCGCTGACATCCATGGCGCGTACGATCAGCGGCAGTGTCACTGCGCAGGAGATTCTCGATCGTATACGGAAGAATGTCGGTATCGAATGGAAAGCGGATACCGTCGACACCTTCAAGGCGGGAGACGCTGCAACGGCCATTACGGGAATCGTCACCACGGCGCTTGCCTCGCTGAATGTGCTCAACGCCGCGGTCAAAGCTGGAGCGAACATGATCGTTACCTGTGAACCCACCTTCTTTGCAAAGGCCGATTCACGGACTCCTCCGGTTCGCCGCATTCCAGGAATGCCTCAGAACGATGTCCCCAGTGCTCCGCCACCTGCCGATCCCGTGTTCACTGCCAAGGCCGAGTTCCTGAAGAGGCACAATCTGGTTGTGTTGAGGCTGAGCGATCATTGGCGTCTACGCAAACCTGATCCATTTGCGCAGGGGCTTGCGACTGAGCTTGGGTGGTCGAAGTTCATCGCCTCAGGAGATCCGGCTCATCTTACCGTCCCGGAGACATCCCTCGATGCCCTCGCCTCCCACGTGAAGAGATCGCTTAAGTCTCGCGGTGGTATGCGCATCGTGGGGAATCAGAGTCTGCGCATTCGAAAGGTTGCTTTTCTTCCCGGATCGACGCCGATCCAAGCCGCAATCGAAACCCTGCCTGAGGTAGACACGATAATCGCCGGCGAAGTACGTGAGTGGGAAACCGTCGAATATGTGCGCGACACGGTAGCGCTCGGCGGAAAGAAATCGCTGATTCTTGTTGGCCGCATCGTCTCGGAAGACCCTGGCATGCAGGCTTGCGCGCAATGGCTGAAGACGATTGTTCCTGAGGTTTCATCAACATGGATCCCCGCCGGTGATCCTTACTGGAGGCCGACGCTATGA
- a CDS encoding TonB-dependent receptor: protein MRPSKFWLAVVYLCLLSTLSWSQGATTQLRGTVVDPTGATVKGAAVHLVNQANSLAFDTVSGDAGEYTFLQIPPGDYQITFSAAGFGRQVITTKLLVAQPATVNATLTVSSDSVTIEVASTSQVINTIDATIGNSIAAETITALPSEGRHVEALMSLQPGVSYISDQSNSTESRNGTVSGARSDQTNLTLDGVDNNDQIFPAAFSGALRTPIDSVAEFRVVTSNANADTGRSSGGQANVVTKSGSNSLHGTLYEYNRNSFGQANEWLVKQAQLGSGEPNRPGKLIRNTYGASLGGPLKKNKLFYFGNYEGQRTNEGVPVIRTVPSMSLRAGQLKYEDVNGGVTTLSSGQIAGMDSCTSTCPWGMGPNPNVVSTFALYPAPNSNTSSDAYNLGTLTFSSPQPIILNTYVARIDFNLNDHNQIFARGTMMNDRTSSLQYYPGKPVGNSTNNSKGLAIGYTWTPLPSVVNNVRFGFTRQSYATIGIGQGAYAKLRNIDLPESNSRSTKTNVPVFNVIDDYSYAKGRNTIQFGANWRHFNYNNLTDTNSWDDSLANASYLTGSSISNTGGPLDPGAYGYAAVSDDFSTNYDYAATALMGLMSQTTNRYNYKVSADGKTGTALGQGAPVGRDYRTNEFEWYIQDTFKPIPNLTITAGLRHTILQTPYEANGQQVQPTIDLHQWFVNRGAGALTGQSIQPDFGFAASGKAHNGKPFYPMSWKNFAPRFSLAYSPATEEGTWIHKLLGGAGKSAIRAGFGMYYDHFGQGIVSNFSRYGSFSLSTALTNPASQFGVSDSPRYAGLHSIPAGINPVPASTFSYPQGLAPGSFAITYGLDDHLKAPYSEVVDFSLQRELKAGFTVEAAYVGRFGRHMLQQMDLAQPLNLVDPKSGMDYYTAATQLAQYSDQGRVAVPTIAYWENMFPDAKGVGAYGDGVAGASATQNIYNDFFTDDGGTNSASNLYFGPLQSRGNETNMLYFFDLACYPGCGNSATPRFWPTQYSSLYAWSSVGSASYNAAQFTLRHPMSHGIAVDFSYTISRSIDMGSDTESNASSGEFNYGVIYDAFNPSKNRSVSDFDATHIMNADWVLALPYGRGRKFGNQISRPLDLAFGGWQLTGITRYSSGLPFTIYDGKGWTTNWEWESGMVQTGPIKMRKHIDKNGNVQAFDDPLSALSNMRLPYPGEAGERNKFRGDGFWGMDAGLHKTFAIKESSRFELAWETFNVTNSARFDPHSISNESTDGSQTGVYGATYSAQQARRMQFSGRFSF, encoded by the coding sequence ATGAGACCTTCCAAGTTCTGGCTGGCGGTAGTGTACCTATGCCTGCTCTCGACCCTTTCGTGGTCACAGGGAGCGACCACACAATTACGGGGAACGGTAGTCGACCCGACCGGAGCAACCGTGAAAGGTGCGGCCGTGCACCTGGTCAACCAGGCGAACTCACTCGCATTTGATACGGTCAGTGGTGATGCCGGGGAATATACCTTCCTGCAGATTCCGCCCGGAGACTATCAGATAACCTTCTCGGCTGCGGGCTTCGGCCGCCAAGTCATAACAACGAAGCTCCTGGTAGCTCAGCCTGCTACCGTCAATGCGACACTCACAGTGAGCTCGGATTCTGTAACGATTGAAGTCGCCAGCACCAGCCAGGTGATCAACACCATCGACGCAACCATCGGCAATTCGATTGCCGCGGAGACCATCACGGCACTTCCCAGCGAAGGCCGTCACGTGGAAGCATTGATGAGCCTGCAGCCAGGGGTGAGCTATATCTCCGACCAGTCGAACTCGACGGAGAGTCGCAATGGCACGGTCTCTGGCGCGCGCTCAGACCAGACGAATCTCACGCTGGATGGTGTCGACAATAACGATCAGATCTTCCCGGCAGCATTCTCTGGGGCTCTACGCACGCCAATCGACTCGGTCGCCGAGTTCCGCGTCGTCACCTCGAACGCAAACGCGGACACTGGCCGTAGTTCTGGCGGACAAGCCAATGTTGTCACTAAGTCCGGCAGTAACTCGCTCCACGGCACCTTATATGAGTACAACCGCAACAGTTTCGGACAAGCCAACGAATGGCTGGTAAAGCAAGCCCAGTTGGGCTCGGGAGAGCCAAACCGTCCGGGCAAACTGATCCGCAATACCTATGGAGCTTCCCTTGGCGGCCCGCTGAAGAAGAACAAGCTCTTCTACTTCGGCAACTACGAGGGGCAGCGCACGAACGAAGGCGTACCAGTAATACGGACCGTTCCTAGCATGAGCCTGCGGGCTGGTCAGTTGAAATATGAGGACGTAAACGGCGGAGTCACGACGCTTTCGAGCGGCCAGATCGCGGGCATGGATAGCTGTACCTCCACCTGCCCCTGGGGAATGGGCCCCAACCCGAATGTTGTGTCGACTTTTGCTCTCTACCCCGCACCCAACTCAAATACATCGAGCGATGCCTACAATCTGGGCACACTGACCTTCTCCTCTCCGCAGCCCATCATCCTCAACACGTATGTCGCGCGTATCGACTTCAATCTGAACGATCACAACCAGATTTTTGCGCGCGGGACGATGATGAATGACCGCACCTCAAGCTTGCAGTACTACCCGGGCAAGCCAGTGGGTAATTCAACGAACAACTCCAAAGGACTAGCGATCGGATACACGTGGACTCCTTTGCCCTCGGTTGTAAACAACGTTCGATTTGGTTTTACCCGGCAGAGCTATGCAACGATCGGTATCGGTCAGGGCGCCTATGCAAAGCTTCGCAATATTGATCTTCCCGAATCAAATTCCCGCTCCACAAAAACGAATGTCCCGGTCTTCAATGTCATTGATGACTATAGCTATGCGAAGGGTCGCAACACCATTCAGTTTGGAGCGAACTGGCGGCACTTCAACTACAACAATCTGACCGATACGAACTCGTGGGATGATTCGCTTGCGAACGCATCTTACCTGACGGGCTCCAGCATTTCGAACACCGGCGGCCCACTCGATCCCGGGGCGTATGGATATGCTGCGGTGTCCGATGACTTCTCCACCAACTACGATTACGCCGCAACGGCGCTGATGGGCCTTATGTCCCAGACAACGAATCGTTATAACTACAAAGTCTCAGCAGACGGAAAGACTGGAACGGCACTCGGGCAGGGAGCACCGGTAGGACGCGACTATCGCACGAATGAGTTCGAGTGGTACATCCAGGACACCTTTAAGCCCATTCCGAACCTCACTATCACCGCCGGCTTGCGCCATACTATTTTGCAGACCCCCTATGAAGCGAACGGACAGCAGGTACAGCCGACAATCGATCTGCATCAGTGGTTCGTCAACCGCGGCGCCGGTGCTCTCACAGGCCAGAGCATTCAACCGGACTTTGGCTTCGCCGCCTCAGGAAAAGCGCATAACGGTAAACCGTTCTACCCGATGAGCTGGAAGAACTTCGCTCCTCGCTTCTCCCTCGCATACTCACCTGCGACAGAAGAAGGTACGTGGATCCATAAGCTGTTGGGCGGCGCAGGCAAAAGTGCGATTCGCGCCGGCTTCGGCATGTACTACGACCACTTTGGCCAAGGCATCGTATCGAACTTCAGCCGCTATGGCTCATTCAGTTTGAGCACGGCGCTCACCAACCCTGCAAGCCAGTTTGGAGTCTCCGACTCTCCGCGTTACGCCGGCCTCCACAGCATCCCTGCCGGAATCAACCCGGTTCCCGCCTCCACCTTCAGCTATCCGCAAGGGCTCGCTCCGGGCAGCTTCGCCATCACCTACGGTCTGGACGATCACCTCAAAGCTCCCTACTCGGAAGTGGTGGATTTTTCTCTACAGCGTGAGTTAAAGGCAGGGTTCACGGTCGAGGCAGCGTACGTCGGTCGCTTCGGCCGACACATGCTGCAGCAGATGGACCTGGCTCAGCCTCTGAATCTGGTCGATCCCAAGTCGGGCATGGACTACTACACCGCAGCCACGCAGTTGGCACAGTACTCCGACCAGGGGCGGGTTGCCGTACCCACCATCGCCTACTGGGAGAATATGTTTCCGGATGCAAAGGGAGTCGGCGCCTATGGCGACGGCGTTGCAGGCGCCAGCGCAACGCAGAATATCTACAACGACTTCTTTACCGACGACGGTGGAACGAATAGCGCTTCAAATCTTTATTTCGGTCCGCTTCAATCCCGGGGCAATGAAACAAACATGCTCTACTTCTTCGACCTCGCATGCTATCCAGGATGCGGAAATTCGGCCACGCCACGCTTCTGGCCGACGCAGTACTCATCGTTGTATGCATGGTCGTCGGTCGGCTCCGCTTCCTACAACGCTGCACAATTTACTCTACGCCATCCTATGTCCCATGGCATCGCTGTGGATTTCAGTTATACGATCTCGCGATCGATTGACATGGGCTCCGACACAGAGAGCAACGCATCTTCGGGTGAGTTCAATTACGGCGTAATCTACGATGCATTCAACCCAAGCAAGAATCGTTCTGTCTCGGACTTCGATGCGACCCACATCATGAATGCTGACTGGGTGCTCGCATTGCCTTACGGCCGCGGGCGTAAATTTGGCAATCAGATCTCCCGTCCTCTCGACCTTGCATTTGGCGGATGGCAGCTCACTGGAATTACCCGCTACTCCAGTGGTCTTCCCTTCACCATCTACGATGGTAAAGGTTGGACGACGAACTGGGAGTGGGAGTCTGGTATGGTGCAAACCGGTCCGATCAAGATGCGGAAACATATCGATAAGAACGGAAACGTGCAGGCCTTCGATGATCCGCTAAGCGCGCTCAGCAATATGCGCCTCCCCTATCCGGGCGAAGCGGGCGAAAGAAACAAGTTCCGCGGCGATGGCTTCTGGGGCATGGATGCAGGTCTCCACAAGACGTTCGCCATCAAGGAGTCGTCGCGCTTTGAGCTGGCCTGGGAGACTTTCAACGTCACAAATTCCGCCCGGTTCGACCCGCATAGCATCTCCAACGAATCAACTGATGGCTCTCAGACCGGAGTCTATGGAGCAACCTATTCGGCGCAACAGGCACGCCGCATGCAGTTCTCCGGCCGATTCTCTTTCTAA
- a CDS encoding Nif3-like dinuclear metal center hexameric protein, translated as MSTLTAGDVVARIKTNLGFPWRTTTYRDTFKFGGPDTVVKGIATTMFCSYDMIRRAVEQGCNMIIPHEDTYWNDPDKTDMVGGDSTYKLKTDFMRQHDIVVFRMHDHMHAQKPDFVYVGAARALGLESKYETAPQSHHFTLPETTLGELAAGFQKKLGDRALRIVGDPKAKVSRVQLGVGYATPTINSPDVDVIVSGEQQESDGFLDSPAYVLDATTLGIPKGWIMLGHNISEEQGMLEMAQWIKSFIPEVPVQIVRSEEPFWTPK; from the coding sequence ATGAGTACATTGACCGCAGGCGATGTTGTTGCCCGTATCAAGACCAACCTCGGTTTTCCGTGGCGTACAACTACTTATCGCGACACTTTCAAGTTCGGTGGGCCGGACACTGTCGTCAAGGGAATCGCAACGACGATGTTCTGTTCCTACGACATGATCCGCCGTGCTGTGGAGCAGGGATGTAACATGATCATCCCGCACGAAGACACGTATTGGAATGATCCGGATAAGACTGATATGGTGGGCGGGGACTCGACCTACAAACTGAAGACAGACTTTATGCGGCAACACGATATCGTTGTCTTTCGCATGCACGATCACATGCATGCGCAGAAGCCTGACTTTGTCTATGTCGGGGCCGCGCGTGCTCTCGGCCTGGAGAGCAAATATGAAACGGCTCCGCAATCGCACCATTTCACGTTGCCGGAGACGACGCTCGGCGAACTGGCAGCCGGGTTCCAAAAGAAGCTTGGGGATAGAGCTCTGAGAATCGTGGGCGATCCGAAGGCGAAGGTAAGCCGCGTGCAACTCGGTGTCGGCTATGCAACCCCCACCATTAACAGTCCCGATGTGGATGTGATTGTCAGTGGAGAACAGCAGGAGAGCGATGGCTTCCTGGACAGCCCGGCATACGTGCTTGACGCGACCACTCTGGGTATTCCAAAGGGATGGATTATGCTCGGCCACAATATCTCAGAAGAGCAGGGAATGCTTGAGATGGCCCAGTGGATCAAATCTTTTATACCTGAGGTCCCGGTTCAGATCGTTCGCTCAGAGGAACCATTCTGGACGCCGAAATGA